In Dunckerocampus dactyliophorus isolate RoL2022-P2 chromosome 14, RoL_Ddac_1.1, whole genome shotgun sequence, one DNA window encodes the following:
- the golga4 gene encoding golgin subfamily A member 4 isoform X2 yields the protein MFKKLKQKINEEQSPQRNAQTHPQAQVGSVDRRSSQTPPFGHDGAPSPSDREQSLIADTEKSQVLAGMIAEPAFLSEYTIFALDHSKRPKTAQVASVSASKGPNRSPRGSINGDESASPHREEPQSFAQKLQLKVPSMESLIRGGASRAEHLFRSPSKESLVRSASRESLTHLGENEATGTPTYDPPSDIESEAEESPGSAEALSKEQLLHRLVRVEASLGKYRGKYSELVTAYRTVQRDKEKTQAILSQSQDKALRRIGELREELQMDQQAKKHLQDEFDAALEEKDQMITVLQTQVALLKKRLKGVSDGTLAHESEHLGREDADSASDSPLKDHEVEPEVHEEGVSDPTKVMEALQQRVKRQENLLHKYKEVMRTYKERSSQLGSENETLQEQLQERLQDLERMKELHTTEKTKLINQLRDVKNQNEQLEQDKGMVIAETKRQMHETLEMKEEEVAQLRSRLQLANCQNEELQEQKEKAEKSAFEELERALSSAQKTEEARKQLQVQMEDQMREAERVNEEERKSLQQELTRVKQEVVTIMKKSSEERMAEMEKAHCEALDAKEEELSARISTAVEQCKAEFAQLTKEREQQASLALEDAELQKTALITEADNKLQEMQQQLEAARTRIMELESSLEKSSQDESSLSHEHSIQLDQLEDKHKEQMSTLKAEHQAQLEKHKDTLTQQHNAALEELKEKQRVELETFLKDKDLQIQIHTENVNQKLNAKQAEQEALSAELSEVLKSKQLLEVKLVEVQNEHCLALQDQVAKHSAEIVNIKQEHEQSLGGMEKTLKEELNALKIVLREKEKEIEELTQAETTLKQESHSNLQELNDKAKQLEDLRQSLSHLQLENSSFKEASNKISDDLVQSKKNVADFQDQLEVAKNDRQQKELLLQELEQQLQQSKKELAEQAKSHATELNTKHEEHTRLQKQLDDEKIAHEKKLKNTTTEMEAKLKTQETKMDKYRQKTKEMQDNFKKKLQQKEESMKKELAKKDTELQQKEQLVQEKILEMAQTNSQGLSNAVSELQANHLAEVEKLRDTHKREILDLEHHLQEKLGQQEEELMEKHSQTLQEKTQELEECSLKLTRSTEENEHVLATMKKMNEELVLQETTVQKLKEELDKAVVKIESLSTCEVLLREQMQSVERNLSQTVNERDSLQDKLNMTEEESREKLKTLSDKMEETEKQLQAFEGSRQKDMQNKSEEAAIKMKAMEAQFQQQLNMISNQMQHYCKDIHANVVDRTSKLCQRVELSVSVLQERLLCNQKKIMHLKNVVSSKIDKVCTLEENLRQKTEENNNLCISVEQVTAQVNAHMEQIKALTHENEKNSLSISEKAQKIEELSELNGVISVGLKENELQVSNLESIISDLKHQLEGNLKEKEEAILGLKQQHEEERQKALAQTEETIQRLKQERASASEQADALRASLSENVNNAASLKTRMEELERVISEKNEALQRLTTSFDNQSISKSEMDQVLSEKEQKVSGLTAELEGCNHRLNELQEQLDCKVEECEQLARDLKQQHNIRENERKELVEKLQQNSNSEQEMVKRLHHLEEDNQKCKSQLQSRQEEFEKLKDEMMRSKEEGLKETERLTTESARKVSELKKKAEQKIAQIKKQLTSQLEEKEEIIMTLQASQEELKRNETSSKECIHTLEEKTKSLGELLVKLKEEQASQLADERQTMEKSLDELRSTYEEKLSSEILSDSLHQTELRQAEAFQEVESKLKEAERKNGELFEEINTLKEEIRQKDVQCNQHQAALMQAQTSFEPDGKIECSSLQQANSMLENEVKNHPAEPDGDSFDSLKSKLNQMKNEKEKIHKDFTRLQKDIRSMRKEHEQDLEYVKKQLSAESEEKFRLELEDTEMKHKSEIKQLIREFNTQLAVKEKEIDTAVKEAIAKAQIVEAELISSHQEETIQLQKVVSQREEDLNRTVQKYEHVIQSREEEMGTRVWQVQKELEELRARSLGTSEMSTEELQVQLAEKTTLLSEARLKEQGFVERIHSLEDKIKCFHRNAVVTHLGSTHRDAARNKPEPLSEATEMEYLRKVLFEYMMGRETKTMAKVITSMLKFPPDQAQKVLDKEESKVMPWLSV from the exons TCGTGGAGGCGCTAGCCGGGCTGAACACCTCTTTCGCTCTCCTTCTAAAGAAAGCCTGGTTCGGAGTGCTTCCCGTGAGTCTTTGACACATCTGGGTGAGAACGAGGCCACTGGCACCCCTACATACGACCCACCTTCGGATATCGAGAGCGAGGCTGAGGAGTCACCCGGAAGCGCGGAGGCTCTCTCCAAAGAGCAGCTGCTGCACCGTTTGGTCAGAGTGGAGGCGAGCCTGGGGAAGTATCGTGGGAAGTACTCAGAG CTGGTTACTGCATATCGAACAGTGCAACgagataaagaaaaaacacag GCCATTCTCAGTCAAAGTCAAGATAAAGCTCTCCGCAGAATAGGAGAACTACGTGAG GAGTTGCAAATGGACCAGCAGGCAAAGAAACACCTTCAGGACGAGTTTGATGCTGCACTAGAAGAGAAGGATCAGATGATTACCGTCCTCCAAACTCAG GTTGCTCTGCTGAAGAAGCGACTTAAAGGAGTTTCTGATGGCACTTTGGCCCATGAGAGTGAGCATCTTGGTCGTGAAGATGCTGACTCCGCATCTGACAGCCCTTTGAAGGACCATGAAGTTGAGCCTGAAGTACATGAAG AGGGCGTCAGTGATCCAACTAAAGTCATGGAGGCTCTGCAGCAAAGAGTGAAGCGGCAGGAAAACCTACTGCACAAGTACAAAGAAGTTATGCGCACATACAAGGAGCGGAGCTCTCAGCTTGGTAGTGAGAATGAAACTCTGCAAGAGCAACTGCAGGAGAGACTGCAAGACCTGGAAAGGATGAAG gAACTCCACACAACAGAGAAGACAAAGCTGATCAATCAGTTGCGAGATGTTAAGAACCAAAATGAGCAGCTGGAGCAGGACAAG GGCATGGTGATTGCAGAAACAAAGCGTCAGATGCACGAGACTCTGGAAATGAAAGAAGAGGAGGTTGCACAGCTTCGGTCCAGGCTCCAGTTGGCTAATTGCCAGAACGAAGAGCTGCAGGAACAGAAAGAAAAGGCTGAGAAATCAG caTTTGAAGAGCTTGAAAGGGCACTGAGTTCAGCGCAGAAGACAGAGGAAGCCCGAAAACAGCTGCAAGTTCAAATGGAGGACCAAATGAGAGAAGCGGAAAGAGTCAATGAAGAAGAGAGGAAGAGTTTGCAGCAGGAACTCACACGGGTCAAACAGGAGGTTGTTACAATCATGAAG AAATCATCGGAAGAGAGAATGGCCGAGATGGAAAAAGCCCATTGTGAAGCTCTCGATGCTAAAGAAGAGGAGCTAAGTGCCAGAATCAGCACAGCTGTG GAGCAGTGCAAAGCAGAGTTTGCTCAGCTAACCAAGGAGCGAGAGCAGCAGGCTTCTTTGGCTTTAGAGGATGCAGAATTACAGAAGACAGCTCTAATAACTGAGGCCGACAATAAACTTCAAGAGATGCAACAACAGCTCGAAGCTGCAAGAACT AGAATAATGGAGCTGGAGAGTTCCTTGGAGAAGAGCTCGCAAGATGAATCCTCACTGTCCCATGAACACTCCATTCAGCTGGACCAGCTGGAGGATAAACATAAAGAGCAAATGTCTACTTTAAAGGCAGAGCACCAGGCACAGCTGGAAAAGCACAAGGACACCTTAACCCAGCAGCACAATGCTGCTCTGGAAGAGCTCAAGGAAAAACAGAGAGTTGAATTGGAGACATTTTTGAAAGATAAAGACCTGCAGATTCAAATTCACACAGAGAATGTGAACCAGAAGTTGAATGCAAAGCAAGCAGAGCAGGAAGCACTTTCCGCGGAGCTTTCTGAAGTTTTGAAGAGTAAACAACTTCTGGAAGTAAAGTTAGTGGAAGTACAAAATGAGCATTGTTTAGCTCTGCAGGATCAGGTGGCGAAGCACAGTGCAGAGATTGTAAATATCAAGCAGGAGCATGAGCAGTCTCTTGGAGGAATGGAGAAAACTCTGAAGGAGGAACTTAATGCTTTGAAAATCGTTTtaagagaaaaggaaaaggaaattgAAGAGCTCACTCAAGCAGAGACAACCCTAAAGCAGGAATCACATTCCAATCTTCAAGAACTAAATGACAAAGCAAAGCAACTGGAGGATTTGCGTCAGTCTTTATCACATCTCCAGCTGGAAAATTCAAGCTTTAAAGAAGCGTCAAATAAAATCTCAGATGATCTTGTTCAGTCTAAGAAAAACGTGGCAGATTTTCAGGATCAGCTGGAAGTAGCAAAGAATGACCGTCAACAGAAAGAATTATTGCTGCAAGAATTAGAACAGCAGTTACAGCAGAGCAAGAAGGAACTCGCTGAGCAGGCGAAATCACACGCGACAGAACTCAACACTAAGCATGAAGAGCATACCCGCCTTCAGAAACAGTTGGATGATGAAAAGATTGCTCAtgagaagaagctgaaaaacaCTACAACAGAGATGGAGGCTAAGCTGAAAACGCAGGAGACAAAGATGGACAAGTATAGACAAAAGACCAAAGAAATGCAAGATAACTTTAAGAAAAAGCTTCAGCAAAAAGAAGAATCCATGAAAAAGGAACTAGCAAAGAAGGATACAGAGCTTCAACAAAAAGAGCAACTAGTTCAAGAGAAAATATTAGAGATGGCCCAAACAAATTCCCAAGGCTTGAGCAATGCTGTGTCAGAGCTGCAAGCCAACCATTTGGCAGAAGTGGAGAAACTACGTGATACCCATAAACGTGAAATCCTGGACCTCGAGCATCATTTACAAGAGAAATTAggacagcaggaggaggaattaaTGGAAAAACACTCGCAAACATTGCAAGAAAAGACACAAGAGCTTGAGGAATGTTCCTTGAAACTTACCAGGAGCACGGAGGAAAATGAGCATGTACTTGCGACaatgaagaaaatgaatgaggaGCTTGTGCTTCAAGAAACCACTGTGCAAAAGCTGAAAGAAGAACTTGACAAAGCAGTGGTTAAGATTGAGAGTTTGTCAACGTGTGAAGTGTTGCTGAGAGAGCAAATGCAGTCAGTGGAGAGGAACCTCAGTCAGACTGTGAATGAGCGAGACTCACTACAGGACAAGCTCAACATGACAGAGGAAGAGAGCAGAGAGAAGTTAAAGACTTTGTCAGACAAGATGGAGGAAACGGAGAAGCAGCTCCAAGCCTTTGAAGGTTCCAGACAGAAGGATATGCAAAATAAATCTGAGGAAGCTGCTATTAAGATGAAGGCCATGGAAGCTCAGTTCCAACAGCAATTAAATATGATTAGCAACCAAATGCAGCATTACTGTAAGGATATCCATGCCAACGTGGTGGACAGGACTTCTAAACTTTGTCAGAGAGTTGAATTAAGCGTCTCTGTTTTACAAGAAAGACTTCTTTGTAATCAGAAAAAGATTATGCACCTTAAAAATGTTGTCTCTAGCAAAATAGATAAAGTTTGCACTTTAGAGGAGAATCTCCGCCAAAAGACTGAGGAGAATAACAATCTATGCATTTCAGTAGAACAGGTGACTGCTCAGGTAAATGCTCACATGGAGCAAATCAAAGCCTTAACACACGAGAATGAGAAAAATTCTCTGTCAATCAGTGAAAAAGCTCAGAAGATTGAGGAGTTGAGTGAATTGAACGGAGTCATATCAGTAGGTTTGAAAGAAAACGAGTTGCAAGTGAGTAACTTGGAAAGCATCATCAGTGACTTGAAACATCAACTAGAAGGTAATCTAAAAGAGAAGGAGGAAGCCATACTTGGGCTGAAGCAGCAGCATGAAGAGGAGAGACAAAAGGCCTTAGCTCAAACGGAAGAGACCATTCAGAGGTTAAAGCAAGAGCGAGCATCAGCTTCTGAGCAAGCAGATGCCCTTAGAGCCAGCCTGTCTGAGAATGTCAACAATGCAGCATCTCTAAAGACCAGGATGGAAGAGCTGGAGCGAGTTATCTCCGAGAAGAATGAAGCTTTGCAAAGGCTGACAACGAGTTTTGACAATCAGTCCATCAGCAAGTCTGAAATGGACCAAGTTTTGAGCGAGAAGGAGCAGAAGGTGAGCGGGTTGACCGCGGAGCTTGAGGGCTGCAACCATCGGCTTAATGAACTTCAAGAGCAGTTGGACTGTAAGGTAGAAGAGTGTGAACAACTTGCACGTGACCTCAAGCAGCAGCATAACATCAGGGAGAACGAGAGGAAAGAGTTGGTTGAAAAGCTTCAGCAGAACAGCAACTCGGAGCAAGAGATGGTGAAAAGGCTGCATCACCTTGAGGAGGACAACCAAAAGTGCAAAAGTCAGCTTCAGAGTCGGCAAGAAGAATTCGAAAAGCTGAAAGATGAGATGATGAGGAGCAAAGAGGAGGGTTTAAAGGAAACCGAGAGGTTGACAACAGAGAGTGCTCGGAAAGTCTCAGAACTGAAGAAGAAAGCCGAACAGAAAATTGCTCAAATTAAGAAACAGCTAACGTCACAGCTCGAGGAAAAAGAGGAAATTATCATGACTCTTCAGGCTAGCCAAGAGGAGCTCAAGAGGAATGAAACCTCCAGCAAAGAATGTATCCACACATTAGAGGAGAAAACTAAATCTCTTGGGGAGCTTCTTGTCAAGCTCAAAGAAGAGCAGGCGAGCCAGCTGGCTGATGAGAGGCAGACAATGGAGAAGTCTTTAGATGAACTGAGGAGCACGTATGAAGAGAAGCTGTCGTCTGAAATTCTGAGCGATTCATTGCACCAAACAGAGCTCAGGCAAGCAGAAGCCTTTCAAGAGGTTGAATCAAAGCTTAAAGAAGCTGAGAGGAAGAATGGAGAGCTCTTTGAAGAAATAAATACTCTAAAAGAAGAAATTAGACAGAAAGATGTCCAGTGTAATCAACATCAAGCTGCCTTGATGCAGGCCCAAACCTCATTTGAGCCTGACGGGAAGATAGAGTGCAGCAGTCTTCAGCAAGCAAACAGCATGTTGGAAAATGAGGTGAAAAACCACCCGGCCGAACCGGATGGGGATTCTTTTGATTCTCTCAAGAGCAAACTAAATCAGATGAAAAACGAGAAGGAGAAAATCCACAAAGATTTCACCAGGTTACAAAAGGACATCAGATCAATGAGGAAAGAACATGAACAGGACCTCGAGTATGTGAAGAAACAGTTGTCGGCGGAGAGTGAGGAGAAATTCAG ATTAGAATTAGAAGACACTGAAATGAAGCACAAATCAGAAATCAAGCAGTTAATCCGGGAGTTCAACACCCAGCTGGCTGTGAAAGAGAAAGAGATCGACACAGCAGTAAAAGAAGCCATTG CTAAGGCCCAGATTGTGGAGGCGGAGCTTATCAGTAGCCATCAAGAGGAAACCATTCAACTGCAGAAGGTGGTTTCCCAGAGGGAGGAGGACTTGAACAGAACAGTTCAGAAATATGAGCATGTCATACAG aGTCGAGAGGAGGAGATGGGAACCCGAGTGTGGCAGGTACAAAAAGAACTGGAGGAGTTGAGAGCTCGGAGCCTTGGAACTTCAGAG ATGAGCACTGAGGAATTgcag GTTCAGCTCGCTGAGAAGACGACTCTGCTTAGTGAAGCTCGACTGAAGGAGCAGGGCTTTGTTGAGAGG attcacTCGCTTGAGGACAAGATTAAATGTTTCCACCGGAACGCAGTCGTTACTCATCTCGGGAGCACACACAGAG ATGCTGCACGTAACAAACCTGAACCCCTCTCAGAAGCCACTGAGATGGAGTACTTGAGGAAGGTGCTGTTTGAGTACATGATGGGACGGGAAACAAAA ACGATGGCCAAAGTGATTACTTCCATGCTCAAGTTTCCTCCGGACCAAGCTCAAAAGGTTTTGGACAAAGAGGAGTCAAAAGTAATG CCTTGGTTAAGCGTCTGA